From Oryctolagus cuniculus chromosome 17, mOryCun1.1, whole genome shotgun sequence, a single genomic window includes:
- the LOC100354980 gene encoding large ribosomal subunit protein eL22 yields the protein MAPVKKLVAKGGKKKKQVLKFTLDCTHPVEDGIMDEANSEQFLQERIKVNGKARNLGGGAVTIERSKSKITVTSEVPFSKRYLKYLTKKYLKKNNLHDWLRVVANSKESYELRYFQINQDEEEEEDED from the coding sequence ATGGCGCCCGTGAAAAAGCTTGTGGCGAAGGGGGGCAAAAAAAAGAAGCAGGTCCTGAAGTTCACCCTGGACTGCACCCACCCTGTGGAAGACGGGATCATGGACGAGGCCAACTCCGAGCAGTTTCTCCAGGAGAGAATCAAAGTGAACGGAAAAGCCAGGAACCTCGGGGGCGGGGCCGTGACCATCGAGAGGAGCAAGAGCAAGATCACAGTGACTTCTGAGGTGCCTTTTTCCAAAAGGTATTTGAAATATCTCACCAAAAAGTATTTGAAGAAGAATAATCTACATGATTGGTTGCGTGTAGTTGCTAACAGCAAAGAGAGTTATGAATTACGATACTTCCAGATTAACCAGGacgaagaagaggaggaagatgaggattaa